In a genomic window of Phragmites australis chromosome 14, lpPhrAust1.1, whole genome shotgun sequence:
- the LOC133891428 gene encoding uncharacterized protein LOC133891428: MGKKGKEESVEDKLPDIDLIKDERFSAMFTSHLFALDPTDPQYKRSTAFMRKQAGKPRAHAGKVDREPPVEGSSLGGTLPPDDAATKNDDQKPNGPSTEKLQILSAVKSVKRNLGALKNASSGDR, from the exons ATGGGCAAGAAGGGCAAAGAGGAATCAGTTGAGGACAAACTTCCTGATATTGATCTTATCAAGGATGAGAGGTTCTCAGCAATGTTCACGTCTCATTTGTTCGCGTTGGATCCTACTGATCCCCAGTACAAGAG GAGTACGGCCTTCATGCGTAAGCAAGCTGGGAAGCCGAGGGCACATGCAGGCAAAGTGGACAGGGAACCTCCTGTGGAGGGATCATCTCTGGGAGGTACACTGCCACCTGATGATGCAGCTACTAAGAACGATGATCAGAAACCCAATGGCCCATCCACAGAGAAGCTGCAGATTTTGTCTGCTGTCAAGTCTGTCAAAAGGAACCTTGGTGCATTAAAAAACGCAAGTTCAGGTGACCGATAA